GCCCGAGATGGTCGAGCGCATCTGCGGTACGCCCAAGGAGAAATTCCTGAAAGTGGCCGGGATGATCGCCGAATGCTCATCGCCGCAAAAGGCGATGACCTCGATGTACGCGCTCGGCTGGACGCAGCACTCGAAGGGCTCGCAGAACATCCGCGGCATGGCGATGCTGCAGCTCATTCTGGGCAATATCGGCATTCGCGGTGGTGGCATGAACGCGCTTCGCGGCCACTCCAACATCCAGGGGCTTACCGATGTCGGGCTGATGTCCAACTTGCTGCCGGGCTATCTCACTTTGCCGACGCAGAAGGAGCCGGACCTCGCCACCTACATGTCGACTCGCGGCTTCAAGCCGCTGCGGCCGAACCAGATGAGCTACTGGCAGAACTACAAGAAGTTTTTTGTCAGCTTCCAGAAATCGATGTGGGGCCCGGCAGCGACCGTCGCCAACGACTTCGCCTACAACTACCTGCCTAAGCTCGATCTGCCGGGCTATGACATATTGCGCGCTTTCGACATGATGAATCAGGGCAAGCTCAACGGCTATTTCTGCCAGGGCTTCAACCCGATGCAGGCGTTTCCGAACCGGAAGAAGATCACCGCCGCTCTCTCCAAGCTGAAGTTCCTCGTCGTGATGGATCCCCTGGCGACGGAGACGTCGCGGTTCTGGGAGAACCACGGCGCCTATAATGACGTCGATACAGCGGCGATCCAGACCGAGGTGATCGAACTGCCCTCGACTTGCTTCGCCGAGGATGACGGCTCGCTCACCAATTCGGGACGTTGGTTGCAGTGGCATTGGGCCGGCGGCACACCCCCGGGCGAGGCGAAGCATGACACCTGGATCATGGCGCAGATCCATCTGCGGCTGAAGGACCTCTACCGCAAGGAGGGCGGCGCGTTTGCCGATCCCATCCTCAACCTCCAATGGCCCTACGCCGATCCGGGAGCTCCGAAAGCCGAGGAGATCGCGCAGGAGATCAATGGCCGGGCGCTGGCGCCAGTGATGGATACGGCCGATCCGACGAAGGTGCTGGTCGAGGCCGGGAAGCTGGTACCGGGCTTTGCCGCGCTGCGCGACGACGGTTCCACCGCTTCTGGATGCTGGATCTATTCCGGCTGCTACAATGAGAACGGCAACAACATGGCAAGGCGGGACACGAGCGATCCCGATGAGACCGGCGCTTATCTGAAATGGACATTCTCGTGGCCGGCCAATCGCCGCATTCTCTACAATCGCGCTTCCGCCGATCTCAACGGGAAGGCCTGGGATCCAACCCGCAAGCTGATCGAATGGGATGGCACGAAATGGTCGGGCTACGACGTCCCGGACATCGCGCCGACGGCGAAGCCTGGAGAAGTCGGCCCGTTCATCATGAATCCGGAAGGCGTCTCGCGTCTCTTCACGCGGGGCATGATGCGCGACGGACCGTTCCCGGCACATTACGAGCCGTTTGAATCGCCGATCGTGAATCCGATCGCCCCCAAGGTGCGCGGCAATCCCGTCGCCCGGGTGTTCGAGGGCGATCTGGCCCAATTCGCCGAAGCGGCTTCCAAGGAATTTCCTTATGCGGCGACGTCCTACCGTCTGACCGAGCATTTTCACTATTGGACCAAGCACGTGCTCGCCAATGCCGTGATACAGCCCGAATTCTTCGTCGAGATTTCGGAACAGCTGGCGGCGGAAAAGGGGATCACCAAGGGTGGTTGGGTAAGGGTGTGGTCGAAGCGCGGCTCGGTCACCGCGAAGGCCATGGTGACCAAGCGGATCAAGCCGCTCGTCTGCGATGGCACGACCGTTCATATCATCGGCATACCGCTGCATTGGGGCTTCACCGGACTGGCGAAGAAAGGCTTCGGCCCGAATATGCTGACGCCTTTTGTCGGTGACGCCAATATCGAGACGCCGGAATACAAGGCGTTTCTGGTCAATATCGAGTCCATTCCCGGTCCGACGGCATAGGAGGCGGCACATGTTTCCTCCCATTCCCAATCCCCCCGTCACCTACACGCCGGCGCGTTTCTCCGAGTTGGATCTGATCCGCCGCTCCGCCTCGACGGTACCGCAGCCTGCGCAGATGCAGACCGAGGTCGCCAAGCTCATCGATGTCTCCAAATGCATCGGCTGCAAGGCCTGCCAGACGGCCTGCATCGAGTGGAACGACACGAAGCCGGAAGTCGGCGTCTTTGCCGGCGTCTTCGAGAACCCGCCCGACCTGACGCCGGAGATGTTCACGCTCATGCGCTATACCGAGTGGGAAAATCCCGAGACCGATAATCTCGAATGGCTGATCCGCAAGGACGGCTGCATGCATTGCGCCGATCCCGGCTGCCTCAAGGCCTGCCCGGCGCCGGGCGCGATCGTTCAGTATTCGAACGGTATCGTCGACTTCGTCCACGAGAACTGCATTGGCTGCGGCTACTGCGTCAAGGGCTGTCCGTTCGACATTCCGCGCATCTCGCGCGTCGACAATACCGCCTATAAGTGCACGCTCTGCTCCGATCGCGTCGCGGTCGGGCAGGGACCCGCCTGCGCCAAGGCATGTCCGACCCAGGCAATCGTCTTCGGCACCAAGGATGAAATGAAACAGCATGCCGAGGGCCGTATCGCCGACCTGAAGTCGCGGGGCTTCGCCAATGCCGGCCTCTACGATCCACCGGGCGTCGGTGGCACGCATGTCATGTATGTATTGCATCATGCCGATGAGCCGGAATTATATTCAGGCCTGCCCAGGGATCCCCGGATCAGCCCGGTGATAGAAGCGTGGAAGGGGGTCACCAAATATGCCGGCCTCACCGTGATCGGTGTCGCGGCGGCGCTCGGCTTCCTCCACCACATGATCGTGGGGCCG
This genomic stretch from Nordella sp. HKS 07 harbors:
- the fdxH gene encoding formate dehydrogenase subunit beta, whose protein sequence is MFPPIPNPPVTYTPARFSELDLIRRSASTVPQPAQMQTEVAKLIDVSKCIGCKACQTACIEWNDTKPEVGVFAGVFENPPDLTPEMFTLMRYTEWENPETDNLEWLIRKDGCMHCADPGCLKACPAPGAIVQYSNGIVDFVHENCIGCGYCVKGCPFDIPRISRVDNTAYKCTLCSDRVAVGQGPACAKACPTQAIVFGTKDEMKQHAEGRIADLKSRGFANAGLYDPPGVGGTHVMYVLHHADEPELYSGLPRDPRISPVIEAWKGVTKYAGLTVIGVAAALGFLHHMIVGPNKVTERDEERAEELTEGDRHGRV